A segment of the Zingiber officinale cultivar Zhangliang chromosome 8B, Zo_v1.1, whole genome shotgun sequence genome:
AAATTCGATTTAGATGTATAACTAACCATTTAAAAGACCTAGCTGCATCATCATCTGGAAAAGAAAAGATCAACAGCTTCATCCTGATATAGTTTTCACACAAAGAAAAGATCAATAGCTTCATGCTGATGATGTAGTTGTCTAAGATGATGTCTAACACATAACATCATATTTGATATAGTTTTCATATTCAACACCAAACACTATTTCAGCCCACACCATATcacaccaaaaaaaaaatattttttaaaatattctatttttcttaTTCATAATTTAATCATCAACCTACATTTTAATTTACCAACATACATTTAATTTTATATGTCAGTGTATTTTACATTTATACacatcaaaatttttaatattttattatatgtttTAATGAAATTAgtgatataatttataaatataattataattaaaatatattaaataaaataaaaataataattttaataaattatatctgtaccaatatgcatattaaaattaaaatatgctactaaatacacttaatttaaatttataataaataattaatatttctataagtaaagacaaagaaaataataattataaattaattatataataatataataagatTAAAATATGGTGATTGAATAGTACAACACCAAATATGGTGTTTTGGTGTATGGGTTGGAGATGGTAGTAAAGTTTAGCAATTGCTGCAGTTCTTCAGTTATTTTAAGTTTAGACAGCATGCCAAGAATGAAGGTAAGAAAAATTGAGAATAAGCTTCAATAAAATACAACAGAATTatgacaaaaaaacaaaaaaaaacaaatttgatGTCTTTTAAtaagtttattttaataattcaGTGGAGAAAAAGTGAAATTATACTTATTGCACGTTAATTGAATGCAAAACCAAGTAAAATAGAATATGATTCTTTGTCGTTCATAAAATTTATCGattttttagataaaattaactaaaatcaaaataatttcaGTTTAACTAAATCAACCTGAAAGGAAACTGAATTGAAATTTGATCGGTTTCCATTTGAATCAGATcgagataaaaatttaatttaaaaaaattacaaatcaAACACACAGTAAGCAATCAAATAATTAATCAGCAATTGATAATCAATACATGAATGTTTATTAAGAATTTACAATGATTGAAAGTGTCAAAATTATTGCAATTAAAGTTTGTCAATTAATTGCATAACTTGTGCCCACCCTCATTAAGTATATTTGTcaaaattatttatctaaattattTAGTGCTATTTGTTTAAATTATTGGAGATTAGCAGCTAAATAAGCCTTACATTTCTTTGTTGATGCTTATGGAAAACATATTACTGATAATATATAACTCAATTAAATCAACTATTATTAGAATAAAAAAACCATCTTGGATCTCTTGAACTCTCCGCTCAAAATAGTTTAAGAATTCCAATTATCAATTGGTCTTCATCGCAGTTGTTTAGAGAATTTTGTACCTTCATCAGATACTGAGAACTATCAAGAAAGCATAAGGATCAAAAAACAAATCGTAAAAATGGATGTTTGCAAGAACACAGACAGATTAATAATTGATAAAGCAATTGTATCGAATTCAAAGTGTGTCCGCAATCATAGAtattcgaagaagaagaagagctgaAGCAACTTAAAAGGATCAAAAAGGGAAGATTTTTGACACAAAGGAACTCGGACAAGTAATAATAATGATAGCCTTGCTCACTCGAGCGGTACCTCAACTTCTCCATCGCTGATCTCCTGTTGCAGGTCCTTGGGGTCCTTCCCATCGACGGTGCATCCGACGGAGACGCAGGTTCCGAGGATCTCCTTGACGGTGCCGGAAAGGTCCTTGGCCATGGACCTAGGGCGCATCACCCGGGCAATCTCGATGACGTCGTCAAGGGAGATGTTGCCATTGTGCTTGATGTTCTTGGTCTTCTTACGGTCGCGCTCGGGTTCCTTGAGGGCCTTGATGACGAGTGCAGCGGCGGAGGGAACCACGGAGACCTTGGCCTGCCGGTTCTGCACGGTGAGCTTGACAGTGACGCGGAGTCCCTTCCAGTCCTTCGCGGTCTCCTTGGCGATGTCCTCTCCGACCTTCTTCGGGGAGAGACCCAGCGGGCCGATCTTCGGCGCAAGGGAACTGGCAGCACCCACTTCGCCGCCGGTGACACGGACGAACACATCCACAACCTGCGTCGGATCTAACTTGGGCGGCATCGCGACGTCGGCGGCGGCACCACTGACGAGCTCGAATGCTAGGATTAGGGTTTGGACACCTACGAAAGGACTTATATATTTCCTATTTTGGGGCGGTTCATGTCACTATGGGCCCGATTGGTAGACCTATTGGGCCTcaataaatctaatctaaatcTACTAATTTTCCTTCTTCTAATTACCTAACTAAATCTAATTACCCTCACATAACACGGGAGATTAGAGAGGCGTGCGAACAAATTGACGGGAGAAAGCTGACTTCTGCTGCGATGCAACACGAGAAAGTGACTGAACAAAACATGTGGATGTAGCACCACTTTCATCCTAACAATCgtaatttttttattagaataaaaGATAATATTGTTCATCCCAAATCCCAAATAGTAGTATTACCAGTCCCATACACATAAATCAGAGACATTTTTTTCCTGACCACCGACTTGCCATCCAAATAATCCTCTATAAATACTTTTTTATGTGCGAGATGATGAAGTGGAAGAATTATTAATATAATGGAGTGGAGGAAGTGCTACTTGGATCTTGTGCTCGTGCCGTTaggcctcttcttcctcctcgtctATCACCTCTGGCTTTGGTACAGGGTCAGTTCCAAGCCGCTGCATACGATCATCGGCATCAACTCTATCGGCCGCCGTCTATGGGTCAAAGCTATGATGAAAGTATAGATGTATATATAAATTCTTTGTTAACAAATTAAATTATgtaataatatattaatttatagGACAATGACAAGAAGAACATACTGGCGGTGCAAACGCTCCGGAACACGATGATGGGGTCGACGCTGATGGCCACCACCTCCATCCTCCTCTGCTCCGGCCTCGCCGCCGTCCTCAGCAGCACCTACTCCGTGAAGCGGCCGCTGTACGACTCCGTCTTCGGCGCGCACGGCGACTTCACGGTGCTCCTCAAGTTCGTCTCCCTCCTCGTCGTCTTGGTCTTCGCCTTCCTCTGCCACTCCCTCTCCATCCGCTTCCTCAACCAGGCCTGCTTCCTCATCAACGTAACTCCCTCCCACGACTCCCACGTCACCGTCGCCTACGTCGTCGACCTCCTCGAGAAGGGCTTCGCCCTCAACACCGTCGGCAACCGCCTCTTCTACGCCGCCCTGCCGCTGCTCCTCTGGACCTTCGGCCCTCTGCTCGTCGTCTTCTCCTCCCTCACCATGGTGCTCATTTTCTACAACCTCGACGTGGCGTTCCAGGACCAAAAGGTCATCGAACACACCTGCGTGTAAAGCATTAGCTAGCAAAATTATAAGGGCATATTCGTAAATGACAAATCCTGCCCGATACAACTCGGTTACAGCTGCAGGAGCAATAATATATACTTTAGATTCCTAGTAATTGGAATCAAATTACTGGAAGAATAATATATACACTAAATGATTTATGATATAATGtgtatttagaaaaaaaaaatatttaagtaggGATGAATATTCGATTAATTCGGttcataaattaattgaattaatcgaAAACTGatttaatattaaaatcaaattaaaattttattaatactaaattaattaaattaattatttcagttaatattaaattaactaaatttatttaaaataataataaaataatttatataaaattaatatcaatttAATCGAATGTTACCAACCAAAAACTAATAGACCATATAATATGTGTATTTTATTCTTTCTTGTCCGTTTTAGGACGAGGCGTTGATTTTAAAATACTGAAATAAATCTATTTCCACCACTGCCACTAcgtttacttattaattacaacAGTGCCACTACGCTGATTATGATTACGGTTCTGCCCTCCCGTCCCTGCCCCGCACCAAGACTTGGTACCCTTCTGCTGACCTCGCCGCGAAGTCCGCCAGCGAACCGACGGCCACCGACATCCCCGCGCACAGCACCCTCCTCGCCATTTCCGATGTCGCCGGAGTGCGGCGGCACTTATCCTCCTCCCCTTCGATATCCTCCTCCGCGGCCGCCGCCGTTGTTTCCATCTCGCGGACCGACGCGATCCCCGCCGCGAAGAAGTCCAGGCCATCCACCACCTGCGCCTCCCCCACCGACTCCAGCAGCCGCGACCACTGCGCGCATACTCCGAGAGCTGGCGGCGCGCCGCCCGCGGAGGATCGCGGCGGTGAGAGCGGGGAACGCGCGCAGCCCCTGTCGCCGTCTCCGCGGTCGCTGCAGCGGAGGGCCCACCCGGCCAGCGCCCGGGCGTAGGCCCGCTGCGCCTCCACCCAGATCTCGAGGCACGCGCGCCAGTTCCGGAGATCCGCTTCGAGGGCGGCGGCGGATCGTGCGCGTCTGGGGGACGCGGGGTGCGCCTCCTCCGAGACCTTCCCGGCGGCGACCGCGGCGGAGAGCATCAGGAGCTTGGCTTCTTCTATCGTGCGCTTCTGGATCTGGTGGCAGTCGGCTGTGGTCCTCCACATTTTCGCTAACCTGCACGGCGAGGACGACAGCGGACAGATCAGACGGACGTGATTTGACTTTGCTTCTGATTCGGTGGATCCACACCGTACGAGGTAACAAACacacaaataaacaaaataaaaagccAATGATGACACACTGCTTCATCTGCTTTAACCCTTATAGAATCAACTGTGTTCTTTTCCCTATTCAATTCAATGATGCAGTAATGGTCACTCATCCCTGATGCAATTCGACATGATCAAATAATGGAGATAGATGCGAGGCAAGTGACAAAAAAGAACAAGATGTCAGATAAAGATTAGTTCTTGGTGCATTCCTTACCCATGTGAGATTGAGTATGCAAAACTGATCAGCTTTTACTAAAGAGCATACAATATCTTGAATGCATGCCATCATTACTTCCATTAGTCTCTTTGCAAAAACCTAGTGTTTGAAAAATTCATCTTCAGAAATTTCTTGTAGTTAGTTTGTTTGCTTGCTGTTGTGTGCTTGATCTAACAATAGCTTTCTTCTGCCTAGTGTTTGAAAAATTCATCTTCAGAAATTTCTTGTAGTTAGTTTGTTTGCTTGCTGTTGTGTGCTTGATCTAACAATAGCTTTCTTCTGTCTATTTAAATTGAGGAAAAGAATCAGATGAACTTATTTATAGGTATATGGGTACTATGAAATAATGAAATGAACTTCTTCTGAAGAAATTTTGCTCTTCTAAACTAAATTGGGAATGGTTTGCCTAAGCATAGCAACTGATCTGTCATACTTGGTAAGTCCAATTCAATAGTGTTTGAAAGATTagaaaaaatttgaaacttaCCCTTGTACTAACTCGAACAGCTGTGGATG
Coding sequences within it:
- the LOC122015392 gene encoding 60S ribosomal protein L12-1-like, which gives rise to MPPKLDPTQVVDVFVRVTGGEVGAASSLAPKIGPLGLSPKKVGEDIAKETAKDWKGLRVTVKLTVQNRQAKVSVVPSAAALVIKALKEPERDRKKTKNIKHNGNISLDDVIEIARVMRPRSMAKDLSGTVKEILGTCVSVGCTVDGKDPKDLQQEISDGEVEVPLE
- the LOC122017037 gene encoding uncharacterized protein LOC122017037; translated protein: MEWRKCYLDLVLVPLGLFFLLVYHLWLWYRVSSKPLHTIIGINSIGRRLWVKAMMKDNDKKNILAVQTLRNTMMGSTLMATTSILLCSGLAAVLSSTYSVKRPLYDSVFGAHGDFTVLLKFVSLLVVLVFAFLCHSLSIRFLNQACFLINVTPSHDSHVTVAYVVDLLEKGFALNTVGNRLFYAALPLLLWTFGPLLVVFSSLTMVLIFYNLDVAFQDQKVIEHTCV